The bacterium region TATGCAGGTTTGTCATGAGCCATTGCCGTGTTTTAGGCGGAGCGACCACAAAATAGGTCTTGCCGCCGCCGTTATTGAAGATTTCCCACAAGTCGATCGGTTCTCCATTCATATACGTCCAGTCGCATCCGGCTTCTTTGGCGATACAAAAAGCGGCTGCAACATCATGAAGGGTTTTGACGTGTCCGACGGTCCCGCACATCGTTCCCCGAGCAACATAGCAGATTTCGGCTGCAATGCTACCCAGGGAGCGAAATACCCCATTCCAAGGTCGGATATTGTAATACTTGCTGGCTCGACTGGTCATGCAGAGGGGGTCTTCGGAATGTGGTTTGTCCACATCGCGGGCATTTATTGGAATTCCGTTGCAGAATGCCCCTTCTCCAACTTTGGCACAATAGAGTTCTTGAACTCGGGGAATATAAATGACGCCTAATACCGGTTGGTTTTGATAAACAAGTCCGACTGAAACGCACCAGAAAGGAGAGTTTAAGACGAAATTGGTGGTGCCGTCGATGGGGTCAACTG contains the following coding sequences:
- a CDS encoding inositol monophosphatase family protein; protein product: EVDLQFVIDVTRQAGDLALEMHLNALHEFKLDQTYVTNVDREVELFLEKELGKRYPEFTFLGEEYGLRGDPDAPTWAVDPIDGTTNFVLNSPFWCVSVGLVYQNQPVLGVIYIPRVQELYCAKVGEGAFCNGIPINARDVDKPHSEDPLCMTSRASKYYNIRPWNGVFRSLGSIAAEICYVARGTMCGTVGHVKTLHDVAAAFCIAKEAGCDWTYMNGEPIDLWEIFNNGGGKTYFVVAPPKTRQWLMTNLHKTKD